From the Streptococcus sp. 29887 genome, one window contains:
- a CDS encoding VOC family protein, translating into MKFEAVHHIAIIGSHYERTREFYVEKLGFEQLDEHIRPEKNDILFNVKKGNMVLEIFIKPDAPIRPAMPNPEHTGLRHLAFKVADVEASLKEFDRLGIRHEPIRTDDFDGKKMAFFFDPDGLPLEIHE; encoded by the coding sequence ATGAAATTTGAAGCAGTCCACCATATTGCTATTATTGGTAGCCATTATGAACGAACACGAGAGTTCTATGTTGAAAAATTAGGCTTTGAGCAGCTGGATGAACATATCAGACCAGAAAAAAATGACATTCTTTTCAATGTCAAAAAAGGAAATATGGTCTTGGAAATTTTCATCAAGCCGGATGCACCTATTCGTCCAGCCATGCCCAATCCAGAACACACTGGGCTTCGCCATCTTGCATTTAAAGTGGCAGATGTGGAAGCTTCTCTGAAAGAATTTGACCGTTTAGGTATTCGGCATGAACCTATCCGGACAGATGATTTTGACGGGAAGAAGATGGCCTTCTTCTTTGATCCAGATGGCCTCCCCTTAGAAATTCATGAATAA
- a CDS encoding DUF3397 domain-containing protein has product MFESILFIKIIAVLFIFLTLAISIIAVKFFKLHKYGRNFADIAFPLYGLEFYLISDRIYYSSLLPHLLLALSLLSMGLCAFFLFKKKEFSYKRFFKVFWRASFILTFFMYLALVIAVLTLKS; this is encoded by the coding sequence ATGTTTGAATCAATCCTCTTTATAAAAATCATTGCAGTTCTGTTCATCTTTCTGACCTTGGCAATTTCCATTATTGCCGTCAAGTTTTTTAAGCTGCACAAATACGGGCGAAACTTTGCTGATATTGCCTTTCCACTTTATGGCCTGGAATTTTATCTTATCTCGGACAGGATTTACTATAGCAGTCTACTCCCACACCTGCTCCTAGCCCTTTCCCTACTATCCATGGGATTGTGCGCCTTCTTCCTCTTTAAGAAAAAGGAATTCTCCTATAAGCGTTTTTTCAAAGTATTTTGGAGAGCTAGCTTTATCCTGACCTTCTTTATGTATTTGGCCTTGGTCATTGCTGTATTGACACTCAAATCCTAG
- the rplK gene encoding 50S ribosomal protein L11, whose amino-acid sequence MAKKVEKLVKLQIPAGKATPAPPVGPALGQAGINIMGFTKEFNARTADQAGMIIPVVISVYEDKSFDFICKTPPAAVLLKKAAGVEKGSGTPNKTKVASVTRAQVQEIAETKMPDLNAASLEAAMRMIEGTARSMGFTVTD is encoded by the coding sequence ATGGCTAAGAAAGTCGAAAAACTTGTAAAACTTCAGATCCCTGCTGGTAAAGCTACTCCAGCTCCACCAGTCGGACCAGCACTTGGTCAAGCAGGTATCAACATCATGGGATTCACTAAGGAATTTAACGCTCGTACAGCTGACCAAGCTGGTATGATCATTCCAGTTGTAATCTCTGTATATGAAGATAAATCATTTGATTTCATCTGTAAGACACCACCAGCTGCTGTTCTTTTGAAAAAAGCTGCAGGTGTTGAAAAAGGTTCAGGTACACCTAACAAAACGAAAGTTGCTTCAGTAACTCGTGCACAAGTACAAGAAATTGCTGAAACAAAAATGCCAGATTTGAACGCTGCTAGCTTGGAAGCTGCAATGCGTATGATCGAAGGTACTGCTCGTTCTATGGGCTTCACTGTTACTGACTAA
- the rplA gene encoding 50S ribosomal protein L1, whose amino-acid sequence MAKKSKNLRAALEKIDSTKLYSVEEAVALAKETNFAKFDASVEVAYNLNIDVRKADQQIRGAMVLPNGTGKTARVLVFARGAKAEEAKAAGADFVGEDDLVAKINGGWLDFDVVIATPDMMAVVGRLGRVLGPRNLMPNPKTGTVTMDVAKAVEESKGGKITYRADKAGIVQALIGKVSFDADKLVENFKAFNEVMVKAKPATAKGTYMTSVSITTTQGVGIKVDPNSL is encoded by the coding sequence ATGGCTAAAAAAAGCAAAAACTTACGTGCTGCTCTTGAGAAAATCGACAGCACAAAACTTTACAGCGTAGAAGAAGCTGTTGCACTTGCAAAAGAAACTAACTTCGCTAAATTTGATGCGTCAGTTGAAGTTGCTTACAACTTGAACATCGACGTTCGTAAAGCAGACCAACAAATCCGTGGTGCAATGGTGTTGCCAAACGGTACTGGTAAAACTGCTCGCGTTCTTGTTTTCGCGCGTGGTGCGAAAGCAGAAGAAGCAAAAGCTGCTGGTGCAGACTTTGTTGGTGAAGATGACTTGGTTGCTAAAATCAACGGTGGTTGGTTGGACTTCGACGTTGTTATCGCAACTCCAGATATGATGGCAGTTGTTGGACGTCTTGGTCGTGTACTTGGTCCACGTAACTTGATGCCAAACCCTAAAACTGGTACAGTAACAATGGATGTTGCTAAAGCAGTTGAAGAGTCTAAAGGTGGTAAAATCACTTACCGTGCTGACAAAGCAGGTATCGTACAAGCTCTTATCGGTAAAGTATCATTTGATGCTGACAAACTTGTTGAAAACTTCAAAGCTTTCAACGAAGTAATGGTTAAAGCAAAACCAGCTACAGCTAAAGGTACTTACATGACTTCAGTATCTATCACTACAACACAAGGTGTTGGTATTAAAGTAGATCCAAACTCACTTTAA
- a CDS encoding bacteriocin immunity protein, producing MKKANREEFYSHLSALYQLAPEAISPVLREKVVEFAQKLDQSDNLYLLASQLSVYVNRELLEQAGKAPKELLDLASYIQELQVSHSRYMARLDNL from the coding sequence ATGAAAAAAGCTAATCGTGAAGAATTTTATTCCCATTTATCTGCCCTTTATCAGTTGGCTCCGGAAGCTATTTCACCGGTCTTGCGTGAGAAAGTAGTTGAATTTGCTCAGAAGCTCGACCAGTCAGATAATCTTTATTTGTTGGCGAGTCAGCTTTCGGTATATGTGAATAGGGAATTACTTGAGCAGGCTGGAAAAGCACCAAAGGAGCTGCTTGATTTAGCTTCTTATATCCAGGAACTGCAGGTCAGCCATAGTCGGTATATGGCCCGATTAGATAATTTATAG
- the yghU gene encoding glutathione-dependent disulfide-bond oxidoreductase has protein sequence MTEYAKPLVWKWEDENDNRSGNRPTAGSRFEQKLPKGEQPFQVYSLGTPNGIKVAIMLEELKELGISEAAYDLYLINIGQGDQFGSDFVGINPNSKIPAMVDYSEKEPVPVFESANILLYLAEKFDAFIPKAWAERTEVLNWLFWQTGAAPFVGGGFGHFFHYAPTAQEYPINRYAMETKRQLDLLDQLLATREYIAGKDYTIADIAIWSWYGRLVQGQLYPGSAEFLDVASYRHLNAWVEKIADRPAVQKGLAVKYASIED, from the coding sequence ATGACAGAATACGCAAAACCACTGGTATGGAAGTGGGAAGATGAAAATGACAATCGTTCGGGCAATCGCCCCACAGCAGGCAGTCGCTTTGAGCAAAAACTACCAAAAGGAGAACAGCCTTTCCAAGTTTATTCCTTGGGGACACCGAATGGTATTAAGGTTGCTATCATGCTGGAAGAGTTGAAGGAGTTAGGGATTTCCGAAGCTGCTTACGACCTTTATCTGATCAATATTGGTCAAGGGGACCAGTTTGGCTCTGATTTTGTTGGAATAAATCCAAATTCAAAAATTCCAGCTATGGTAGATTACTCTGAGAAGGAGCCGGTTCCAGTTTTTGAATCAGCCAACATTCTACTTTACCTGGCAGAAAAATTTGACGCCTTCATACCCAAAGCTTGGGCGGAACGTACAGAAGTCCTTAACTGGCTCTTCTGGCAAACTGGCGCCGCGCCATTTGTTGGCGGTGGTTTTGGGCATTTCTTCCATTACGCTCCGACAGCGCAGGAATATCCGATTAACCGCTATGCCATGGAAACCAAACGCCAATTAGATTTGTTGGATCAATTATTGGCGACCAGAGAATATATTGCTGGAAAAGACTATACCATCGCAGATATTGCCATCTGGTCCTGGTATGGACGCTTGGTGCAAGGTCAACTCTATCCTGGTTCAGCAGAATTTCTGGATGTAGCCTCTTATCGCCATTTGAATGCCTGGGTGGAGAAAATTGCAGACCGTCCAGCCGTTCAGAAAGGCCTGGCAGTAAAATATGCTTCTATAGAAGATTAA